From a single Sorghum bicolor cultivar BTx623 chromosome 5, Sorghum_bicolor_NCBIv3, whole genome shotgun sequence genomic region:
- the LOC8071804 gene encoding uncharacterized protein LOC8071804 yields the protein MEPRRLEQLVFLLCCVAAITCRLHTQAQAQTTLQHTETSTHTGAVGRNLSEMGNRSESLLSRRTRRVDPLEGLRKYEGGYNITDKHYWSSTIFTGRSGYVMSGLWIIGGIIFVVVILISKIFFPKKKERYTDLDYFLERYQILTVILCILLTVFVIVSSAVALRGTVQFHSRAESVKEIIGTTALEATATIYNITGAIEKMQNTSNLYNYTSQAWDHLNSTVEALNSEAVEIQVKAEKNMRLVSKGIRTLELVTILCVTLNLFAVLVLLVGRPLRLQKLCCLCMVFCWILTALFWMYFGLYYFFDKFAGDTCVALDEYQLNPQNSTLGTIIPCSEKLSADVILHDVGAGIHDIIDQVNSNIYTIKSEYPVKQLDYICNPFTGPPQYQYQPENCPSGAATIGDIPQILKRLTCSDFGGGANCRPADLSSAIDYDKVQSYTSSIQNVLDIFPGTERLVSCELVKAGFADIVGNQCAPLRRGARAAWAALAALSASMVLLILLVLVATNARHPGDDRLSVRHLTSSTNSEISEAEFAEMHAKKVRTRVGP from the exons ATGGAACCGAGGAGGTTAGAGCAGTTAGTGTTCCTGCTCTGCTGCGTTGCGGCAATCACATGCAGGTTACACACACAAGCTCAGGCCCAAACAACTCTGCAACACACCGAAACCTCAACTCACACTGGAGCAG TGGGTAGGAATTTGTCAGAGATGGGAAACAGATCGGAGAGCTTGCTGTCTAGAAGAACGAGGAGAGTTGATCCTCTTGAAGGACTGAGGAAGTATGAGGGAGGGTACAACATCACTGATAAGCACTACTGGAGT TCGACCATATTTACAGGTAGATCTGGATATGTGATGTCAGGATTATGGATTATCGGTGGCATCATTTTTGTTGTAGTTATTCTCATCTCGAAGATTTTCTtcccaaaaaagaaagaaagatacACTGACTTGGACTATTTCCTTGAGAGATATCAAATTTTGACTGTGATACTCTGTATCCTCCTCACAGTTTTTGTCAT AGTTTCTTCAGCAGTTGCGCTTCGGGGCACGGTACAATTCCACTCAAGAGCTGAATctgtaaaagagataattgggACGACTGCACTCGAGGCGACAGCGACAATTTACAACATAACAGGTGCCATTGAGAAGATGCAGAACACATCGAATCTGTACAACTACACAAGCCAAGCTTGGGATCATCTGAACTCCACAGTTGAGGCGCTCAACTCCGAAGCCGTGGAGATTCAGGTGAAGGCGGAGAAAAACATGCGCTTGGTTAGCAAGGGAATCAGGACTCT GGAACTTGTGACAATTTTATGTGTGACACTGAATCTTTTTGCAGTTCTAGTGTTACTGG TAGGGAGGCCTCTAAGGCTGCAAAAGTTGTGTTGCTT GTGCATGGTCTTCTGCTGGATACTGACAGCCCTATTCTGGATGTACTTTGGTCTGTACTACTTCTTCGACAAGTTCGCCGGCGACACGTGTGTCGCCCTGGACGAGTACCAGCTGAACCCTCAGAACAGCACGCTGGGCACCATCATACCCTGCAGCGAGAAGCTCTCCGCTGACGTGATCCTGCACGACGTCGGTGCGGGCATCCATGACATCATTGACCAGGTGAATTCAAACATTTACACGATCAAATCAGAGTACCCGGTGAAGCAGCTGGACTACATCTGCAACCCCTTCACCGGACCGCCGCAGTACCAGTACCAGCCGGAGAACTGCCCCTCCGGCGCCGCCACCATCGGCGACATCCCACAG ATCCTGAAGAGGCTGACGTGCTCAGacttcggcggcggcgccaacTGCCGCCCGGCCGACCTCTCGTCGGCGATCGACTACGACAAGGTGCAGTCGTACACGAGCTCCATCCAGAACGTGCTGGACATCTTCCCGGGCACGGAGCGGCTGGTGAGCTGTGAGCTGGTGAAGGCCGGCTTCGCGGACATCGTGGGCAACCAGTGCGCCCCGCTGCGGCGCGGCGCGCGCGCGGCGTGGGCCGCGCTCGCCGCGCTATCCGCGTCCATGGTGCTGCTGATTCTGCTCGTGCTCGTGGCGACCAACGCGCGCCACCCCGGCGACGACCGCCTGTCCGTGCGGCACCTGACGTCGTCGACCAACTCGGAGATCTCGGAGGCGGAGTTCGCCGAGATGCACGCCAAGAAAGTGCGGACCAGGGTCGGGCCATGA